One window from the genome of Cucumis melo cultivar AY chromosome 10, USDA_Cmelo_AY_1.0, whole genome shotgun sequence encodes:
- the LOC127151150 gene encoding uncharacterized protein LOC127151150 has translation MLGPKLVQTTNAAIQKIRARILIVQSRQKSYTDERRKDLQFDVGDMVFLKVAPKKGVLRFKKKGKLIDFEPLQINESLSYEEQFVKILAREVKMLRNRGIAVVKVLWQNHKAEEATWEREDDIRAQYPELFED, from the exons atGTTAGGCCCTAAGCTAGTTCAgaccaccaatgcagccatacagaagattagagctcGTATATTGATAGtgcagagcagacagaagagttacacTGATGAACGACGTAAGGATCTCcagtttgatgtgggagacatggttttcctgaaggtagcacctaagAAGGGTGTTTTGAGGTTcaagaagaaggggaagctaa TTGACTTTGAACCATTGCAAATTAATGAGAGCTTGAGCTATGAGGAGCAATTCGTTAAGATTTTAGCAAGAGAAGTCAAGATGCTCCGCAACAGAGGAATTGCAGTGGTCAAGGTTCTTTGGCAAAATCATAAAGctgaagaggccacatgggagagagaGGACGACAtaagagcccagtaccccgagctgtttgaggattag